From the Schistocerca piceifrons isolate TAMUIC-IGC-003096 chromosome 2, iqSchPice1.1, whole genome shotgun sequence genome, the window GTGTGGCAtgtttataggtggcgtattgttgcagtcgatggttctctctggtggtgtgtataggggtagcgtgttatgtggcgtatggggttcatttATGTGGCAGCATTGCATGTGTGTGGTACCAGtagtgactgtgctttcagcggaatattgttcagtgagttaatgattttggttttgttatgtcgatgttattgtagttttttttctgttcgtcgtgtgtgaattttggtaaatcattttgtttatgtctttggtaggtatggatatgactgacaaggtcaacagcTTTCAGTTGTCAGTAATGATGGGGGACAGTGTGTTGTCTCTAATAAAAATTCTTCAGCTATTCGGCCTGTTGGCTGAAGTTGTGAAGTGTTCAGCATGCCGTGAAGAAGTGAAGCTtactaaagttccggcgtctctGATCAGGGACGGCTATATATGGagataaggataacaggtcaagggaagtgttcgattctagTTTTGATTTTCTAGGGTTTTCTTTGTGGTATgattaagtgtggtggtggtggagaaAGTTTTGAGACTTATAGTGTGGTATCGGTAGTTgctgttgacctatgtaggtcaagggaagtttccgattccagtggatattgtttttAATTGATTTTTGGAAGGTTGTGGTCATTTTAtgtcattgtttttgttgtttggtttagtggcgtgtgtttatttttagtttgctCCACCCAAAAACCCCATTTCCCCTgcttgtcctgttagtttcattatatttttggaggaatatgtgTCTGATGGTTTTCCAAtctatttttctgtttgttgtcatgtttacaaAATGAAGTCATAGTCGCAATATGGGAGTTGTTGTGAATGGTTGTTTCCACCATATTGGTGACATcagtggtcaaagcagacgggtggaatcagatatttctgttaacacaaaaaatttaattttttggattggaattttaaaaaaaatctgtaaattataaaatggtgttcgcagtgtcatctttggaggcctgtatctcggggcaggaatttttttagGCGAAAACAAAAGAATAGTGTTTCTTACTTACTTCTGAATTTTAATATATGCTAAATTCAAGTGCCTGAAGTGATATGGATTATGCCAAATAATGTGTCAAAGTGGGTAACTGCAGTGTTGGACATATGATTTTCTGACCACACTAGGCATCAATTTGTATcagcaattttatttttgttttgatattcacTGGCTTTGCCAACTGTCAACCAAATTGTCACATTCTGATATAGCCTAGGCCTTGAGCTTCACAAAAGGTTAGCCTGTCAGAACATCGGGAAGAAAATCCCAATCTCCAGATTGAAAACAAGTCAATCCGCACGTTTAAGTGCACTTATGTGTACTAGACTCTTGCACTGCATGTTGCTGTTCATAatttgtttctgttggtcataagcCAATCGGGTGAGAGTATACACtctaaaagctgtcaattcaactaaatatctagatagtacaattatgaacaaattaggtttgaataataaaacagaaaatgttttggggaaggtgaaccaaagactgttttagtGGTAGAACACCTAGAAGATACAaaaggcctactaaggagactgcctacactactcatGTCCATTGTCTTCTGGAATATTATTGCGCAATAAGAATGCATACCACATAAGTTTGAAGAAGAAGTTAAAAATATTCAAgagagggcagctcattttgtattattagaAAGCAGaggtcacagatatgatacacacattatggtggcaatcattaaaacaaatacttTGTTGCCGCGAGatatttttatgaaatttcaatcacaaagttTCTCTTGTGAATGGTAAAATATTTTGTTAGgatctacatagggggaaatgatgtaaaataagagaaattaaagcTTGCAAGGAAAGAATTAAATCTTAATTTTTCCTGTGTACTATTTGTGTGGAATACAGAGAAATATTCAATGAACACTGGCACTTACTTTTGAATTGCACAGCagacatgtaggtgtagatgtaatacGTGAGTTAGCTCATAtaatgctacactatgtgatcaatagtatctggacacccccaaaaacttttttttttcatattaggtgcattttgctgccacctaccgccacaTAGTTCATATCAgcaaactcagtagtcattagacatcatgagcgAGCAGAGAAGGTGTCCCCCCCCCCCGCGGAATTCGCGACTTCGCACGTGGTCACATGTCTGTACCTGAGATTTCCCACTCCTAACCATCCCTAGCCCCACTGTTTCTGatacgatagtgaagtggaaacgtgaagggacagctggttggttggtgctggggaaggggaccaaacagtgaggtcatcggtcccatcgggttggggaaggatggagaaggaagatggccgtgccctttctaaggaaccatcctggcatttgcctgaagcgatttagggaaatcacggaaaacctaaagcaggatgaccagacgcgggattgaaccgtcgtcctcccgaatgcaagtccgtgaagggacacatacagcacaaaagcgtacaggccaacctcatctgttgactgacagatatcagtgacagttgaaaagggttgaaatgtgtaataggcagacatctaaccagaccatcacacaggaattccaaactgcatcaggatccactgcaagcactatgacaggtGGGagatcagaaaacttggatttcatggtcgagcatctgctcataagccacacatcccgccGATAAAAGCCAGACGACCCCTCGATTGGTGTAAGAAGTGTAAGGAGTGAAAAAACATTCTGTGCAGTGACAAaaaatggcagggtatgggtatggggaatgccagcatgtgttgtgccaacagtaaaatttggaggcagtggtgttacagtgtggtcgtgtttttcatggagggggcttgcacccctgttgtattgcatggcactatcacagcagaggcctagatggatgttttaagcaccttcttgcttcccactgttgaagagcaattcggggatggtgattgcatctttcaacacgatcgagcacctgttcataacgcacggcctgtggcagagtggttacacaacaataacagtccgtaatggactagcctgcacagagtcctgatctgaatcctaaagaacacctttgggatgttttggaatggcgCCGACTTCATGCCAGTTCTCActaactgacattgatacctctcctcggtgcaacactccatgaagaatgggctgtctttcccaagaaaccttccagcacctgattgaacatatgcctgcgagagggaagctgtcatcaaggctaagggtgggccaacaccatgttgaattccaccactaccgatggagggcaccacaaacttttaagtcattttcagccaggtgtccagatacttttcatcacatagtgtaacttACAAGAATCTGAGCCTTAGGCATATATTTACCTGTATGTGGCAACTAAGTTGAGAAACTTATCTAAACTGATGACAAGCTCGACTTCCCAAAAAGAAGCAATTGCTTTCCCAAACTCAAGAAAGAATTTTTATAAaaaggcaggacagtttaaaaaTAATAAACTTATGACTATTAAAATATGCTGCAGAAATTTCAGGGTTGTTTGGTTTTGTCCTTGACAGCCAAAAGGAATCTACAACAAAGTTTAATAAACCCATGAAAATATCATGTACACTGTATTTCAGGATATCAAATTCTTTTTTCAATGAACaatatacacttttttttcttcctccctttGGTATACTTATTATATCGAAGTAGTGCTTTTTCTGTTAGTTGTTCCTGCACCACAACAAACATACATGTTGAAAATATCACCCCACCAAGTACCATATGGTCCATCTGCTTTTCTAGACGATTCTGATTTTATCATTGTAGTTGTTTGAGAACAGCGCTTTCCTTTCGGTTATTACACCAGTCTAACTAATGATTAACGAATACGATGAAAAAGTCCCTATTCACAATCAAACATTGAATAAACATGTAAAGGGAATTACAGTAACAACCAATATTTTCATCTCTCAGTGTACATGACAAATTTTTCTCGTTGAATATTTACCCTCCAGGGCAAACAAATTGAAAGAAAGAATGTGCATGTCAGGCTCAGAAAGTCTACTTTAATTCGTCAGGTTACTAACCTGGTTCATTCCCGCATTTGCAAAGAGGAGTGTTGGGTCATCAAGGGGAATTGTTGAGGATGAATGTACATACTGATGTCCCTTCTTTTCTATAAAAAATTTTAGAAAGGTTGTTCTTATTTCTTTCGCTGTTGGTGGCATCTCGGCGGTTAATCGCGACACTGAAAAGTAaagatgattatttatttacagcagATTAGGCTCTCCTCTGACTGAAGAAAATCTTATTCGAACGAAACATTGGTATTAAAGAATAATGCAGCTTTCATGTCACTCAGTTTAGTTTCAACATATGGCAcaacaaacagtaaacattgcttGTACATGAGAAATATATTTACAGCTTTAATatcacagtaaataaaatgtatattgacACTAGGTGAACTGTGTAATGTCATTCAGATATACCTCCACGGGAAATGAGAGCGCAATAGGTATTATCACAAACGTCATATACACTGGCCTCACTTGCATCAGTTCCTACTTCCTTCTCATACTTTCACATGTGTGGAGAGTTGTGGTGCAGCTTTCAGTTCCAGACTATAACAAAGATAAACCACATCACGCACTAAACCAAAGAGTTCCACCGCAAAGTATGGGAGTTCGTGCAGTTGTCTGGACGCAGCGAATACAGTGACATCTATTGCAAGATATCTCGTTCCACAGTTCGCAGCTAACGATCGCGGTTAGTGATACGTCGGAAGTCTGTGATGGAGGTAGAGTTGTCGCGTTGGTGTTGTGGTTAAGCTTGTCGAAGGTTGCCTTGTTTTGCCGTAATACACAAAACCCGCGTTTTTGCTAATTGTTGACAGTATTATTTACGTACGACGGTGAAGTGAAGGCATGTGTTTCGTGAACGTTGATTCTCTCCGGTCGGCGTTTGTTCTTTGTTATCCTGTAGTACTGCGGTGAAACTATCAAGCGTTGTTGGATTATACGTGTATGGTTTAATATCCAGCTAAACTTATATAAACATGAAGTTGGTAGACCACGTTGTTCGAAGTTTTAAGGTAGCGAAAGTATTCAGGGAGAATACAGATAAGATAAATAGCATTGACTTTTCGCCGAGTGGAGACACATTGATTTCCTGCAGCGAGGATGATCAAATTGTGATATATGATTGTGAAAAAGGGACACAGATGAGGACAGTCAACAGCAAGAAATATGGAGTTGATCTCATACATTTTACGCATGCAAAAAACACAGCAATTCACAGTTCCACAAAAGTGGATGATACTATACGATATTTATCCCTTCACGATAATAAGTATATTCGCTATTTCCCAGGACATACAAAGAAAGTTGTCTCGCTCTGCATATCCCCTGTTGAAGACACTTTTCTCTCAGGTTCGCTGGACAAAACATTGCGGTTGTGGGATCTGAGGTCACCGAATTGCCAAGGGCTTATGCATCTGTCAGGAAGACCAGTTGCAGCATACGATCCTGAAGGACTTATCTTTGCAGCTGGGGTAAACTCAGAACATATTAAACTGTACGATTTGAGATC encodes:
- the LOC124776769 gene encoding WD repeat-containing protein 82: MKLVDHVVRSFKVAKVFRENTDKINSIDFSPSGDTLISCSEDDQIVIYDCEKGTQMRTVNSKKYGVDLIHFTHAKNTAIHSSTKVDDTIRYLSLHDNKYIRYFPGHTKKVVSLCISPVEDTFLSGSLDKTLRLWDLRSPNCQGLMHLSGRPVAAYDPEGLIFAAGVNSEHIKLYDLRSFDKGPFITFKLSQERECDWTGLKFSRDGKTILISTNGSIIRLIDAFHGTPLQTFTGHLNNKGIPIEASFSPDSQFVFSGSTDGRVHVWNADTGYKVCVLNADHPAPVQCVQFNPKYMMLASACTNMAFWLPTAEENA